A genomic window from Lycium barbarum isolate Lr01 chromosome 4, ASM1917538v2, whole genome shotgun sequence includes:
- the LOC132637620 gene encoding uncharacterized mitochondrial protein AtMg00810-like — protein MELLHESGGVVVTQRKFALKLLSELDCEDAQSISTPLDPTMKLTSDFGTPLADPTIYRRLIGKLNFLTNMRPDLSFTVQTLRQYMQSLLPVLFNWDTDVILRVNKEPIYQGF, from the exons ATGGAATTGCTTCATGAATCAGGTGGTGTGGTTGTTACCCAGAGGAAATTTGCACTCAAGCTTCTCTCTGAGCTTGATTGTGAGGATGCTCAATCTATTTCGACTCCCTTGGATCCAACTATGAAGCTCACTTCAGATTTTGGTACTCCTCTAGCTGATCCGACCATTTATCGTCGCCTCATTGGAAAGCTTAATTTTTTAACCAATATGCGACCTGATCTTTCCTTCACTGTTCAGACTTTGAGGCAGTATATGCAATCTCTAT TACCTGTTTTGTTTAACTGGGATactgatgtgattcttcgagttaacaaagaaccaatctaCCAAGGATTTTGA